In Bradyrhizobium erythrophlei, a single genomic region encodes these proteins:
- the rpsS gene encoding 30S ribosomal protein S19 → MVRSVWKGPFVEGSLLKKADAARASGRHDVIKIWSRRSTILPQFVGLVFGVYNGQKHVPVSVNEEMVGHKFGEFSPTRTFHGHSGDKKAKKA, encoded by the coding sequence ATGGTTCGTTCAGTCTGGAAAGGCCCGTTTGTTGAGGGATCGCTGCTCAAGAAGGCAGACGCCGCACGTGCGTCAGGCCGTCATGACGTGATCAAGATCTGGAGCCGTCGCTCGACCATCCTGCCGCAGTTCGTCGGCCTGGTGTTCGGCGTCTACAACGGCCAGAAGCACGTGCCGGTCTCGGTGAACGAGGAAATGGTCGGTCACAAGTTCGGCGAGTTCTCGCCGACGCGGACCTTCCACGGCCATTCGGGCGACAAGAAAGCCAAGAAGGCTTGA
- the rplV gene encoding 50S ribosomal protein L22, giving the protein MSKPKRERSLADNEAKAVARMLRVSPQKLNLVAQLIRGRKASAALADLQFSRKRIAVDVKKCLESAIANAENNHDLEVDDLVVAEAHVGNGIVMKRFAPRGRGRSGRVFKPFSQLTIVVRQVEASA; this is encoded by the coding sequence ATGAGCAAACCAAAGCGCGAACGGAGCCTCGCCGATAACGAGGCCAAGGCGGTCGCCAGGATGCTGCGGGTCAGCCCGCAGAAGCTCAATCTTGTTGCGCAGTTGATTCGCGGCAGGAAGGCATCGGCGGCGCTTGCGGACCTGCAGTTCTCGCGCAAGCGGATCGCGGTCGACGTCAAGAAGTGCCTGGAATCGGCAATCGCCAACGCCGAAAACAACCATGACCTCGAGGTCGACGATCTCGTCGTCGCCGAGGCGCATGTCGGCAACGGCATCGTGATGAAGCGTTTTGCCCCGCGCGGCCGTGGCCGTTCGGGTCGGGTTTTCAAACCGTTCTCGCAACTGACGATCGTGGTTCGTCAGGTCGAGGCGAGCGCTTAA
- the rpsC gene encoding 30S ribosomal protein S3: MGQKINPIGLRLGINRTWDSRWFAGKNEYGKLLHEDVKIREILHKELKQAAVAKIVIERPHKKCRVTIHSARPGVVIGKKGADIDKLRKKVADITDSDVVINIVEIRKPELDATLVAESIAQQLERRVAFRRAMKRAVQSAMRLGAEGIRINCSGRLGGAEIARMEWYREGRVPLHTLRADIDYGVATAFTTFGTCGVKVWIFKGEILEHDPMAQDKKMAEGESGRPPRRDNAAA, from the coding sequence ATGGGTCAGAAAATCAATCCGATCGGGCTGCGTCTCGGCATCAACCGGACTTGGGATTCCCGCTGGTTTGCCGGCAAGAACGAGTACGGCAAGCTGCTGCACGAGGACGTCAAGATCCGCGAGATCCTGCACAAGGAGCTCAAGCAGGCGGCTGTCGCCAAGATCGTGATCGAGCGCCCGCACAAGAAGTGCCGCGTCACCATTCACTCGGCGCGTCCGGGCGTGGTGATCGGCAAGAAGGGCGCCGACATCGACAAGCTGCGCAAGAAAGTCGCCGACATCACGGATTCCGACGTCGTCATCAACATCGTCGAAATCCGCAAGCCCGAACTCGATGCGACCCTGGTCGCCGAATCGATCGCCCAGCAGCTCGAGCGCCGCGTCGCGTTCCGCCGCGCCATGAAGCGCGCCGTGCAGTCGGCGATGCGTCTGGGCGCCGAAGGCATCCGCATCAACTGCTCGGGTCGTCTGGGCGGCGCCGAAATCGCGCGCATGGAGTGGTACCGCGAAGGCCGCGTGCCGTTGCATACGCTTCGCGCCGACATCGATTATGGCGTAGCGACCGCGTTCACGACCTTCGGCACCTGCGGCGTCAAGGTCTGGATCTTCAAGGGCGAGATTCTCGAGCACGATCCGATGGCCCAGGACAAGAAGATGGCCGAAGGCGAGAGCGGACGTCCGCCCCGTCGCGATAACGCTGCGGCCTAA
- the rplP gene encoding 50S ribosomal protein L16, giving the protein MMQPKKTKFRKAHKGRIHGTATSGATLSFGQYGLKAMAPERVTARQIEAARRALTRHMKRAGRVWIRVFPDVPVSKKPAEVRMGSGKGTPELWVARVKPGRVLFEIDGVTVQTAKEALSLAAAKLPIKTRFVARIAE; this is encoded by the coding sequence ATGATGCAACCAAAGAAAACGAAGTTCCGGAAAGCGCATAAGGGCCGCATCCACGGCACCGCGACTTCGGGCGCGACGTTGTCGTTCGGCCAGTACGGCCTGAAGGCGATGGCGCCCGAGCGCGTCACGGCGCGTCAGATCGAGGCCGCCCGCCGCGCGCTAACCCGTCACATGAAGCGCGCCGGCCGGGTCTGGATCCGCGTATTCCCGGACGTTCCGGTGTCGAAGAAGCCGGCCGAAGTGCGCATGGGCTCCGGCAAGGGTACGCCTGAATTGTGGGTCGCTCGCGTCAAGCCCGGCCGCGTGCTGTTCGAAATCGATGGCGTGACGGTGCAGACCGCCAAGGAAGCGCTCTCGCTCGCCGCCGCCAAACTGCCGATCAAGACGCGCTTCGTCGCGCGCATTGCGGAATAG
- the rpmC gene encoding 50S ribosomal protein L29, with translation MAEMKTADIRAMSPDQMDDAVLNLKKERFNLRFQRATGQLENTSRMREARRDIARIKTVAAQARAKKK, from the coding sequence ATGGCTGAGATGAAGACTGCCGATATCCGCGCGATGAGCCCCGACCAGATGGACGACGCCGTCCTCAATCTGAAAAAGGAGCGCTTCAACCTGCGCTTCCAGCGCGCCACGGGGCAGCTGGAAAACACCTCGCGGATGCGTGAAGCGCGCCGCGATATCGCCCGTATCAAGACGGTCGCCGCGCAAGCGCGCGCCAAGAAGAAGTAA
- the rpsQ gene encoding 30S ribosomal protein S17: protein MPKRQLQGVVVSDKQAKTVVVRVDRRFTHPIYKKTIRRSKNYHAHDEGNEFKPGDTVWIEESKPISKLKRWTVVRGEHQKTA, encoded by the coding sequence ATGCCGAAACGTCAACTGCAAGGCGTGGTCGTCAGCGACAAACAAGCCAAGACGGTTGTGGTGCGCGTCGATCGCCGCTTCACCCATCCGATCTACAAGAAGACGATCCGCCGCTCCAAGAACTACCACGCGCACGACGAGGGCAATGAGTTCAAGCCGGGCGATACCGTGTGGATCGAAGAGAGCAAGCCGATCTCGAAATTGAAGCGCTGGACCGTGGTCCGGGGCGAACATCAGAAAACGGCCTGA
- the rplN gene encoding 50S ribosomal protein L14 yields MIQMQTNLDVADNSGARRVMCIKVLGGSKRRYATVGDIIVVSIKEAIPRGKVKKGDVMKAVVVRVRKDIRRPDGSVIRFDRNAAVLINNQAEPVGTRIFGPVPRELRAKNHMKIISLAPEVL; encoded by the coding sequence ATGATTCAGATGCAGACCAACCTCGACGTGGCCGACAATTCAGGCGCACGCCGTGTCATGTGTATCAAGGTGCTCGGAGGTTCCAAGCGCCGTTACGCCACCGTGGGCGACATCATTGTCGTATCGATCAAGGAAGCGATTCCGCGCGGCAAGGTGAAGAAGGGCGACGTGATGAAGGCCGTGGTGGTGCGGGTCCGCAAGGACATCCGCCGTCCCGACGGCTCGGTCATCCGCTTCGACCGCAACGCCGCCGTCCTGATCAACAACCAGGCCGAGCCGGTCGGCACCCGTATCTTCGGGCCCGTGCCGCGCGAGCTGCGCGCCAAGAATCACATGAAGATCATTTCGCTCGCGCCGGAGGTGCTGTGA
- the rplX gene encoding 50S ribosomal protein L24 — translation MAAKIRKGDKVVVLVGRDKGRTGEVFEVRPDENKALVRGVNLVKRHQKQTQNQEGGIISKEAPINLSNIAIVGKDGKPTRIGFKIQADGTKVRIAKRSGAEIDG, via the coding sequence ATGGCTGCCAAGATCCGGAAAGGCGACAAGGTCGTCGTGCTGGTCGGCCGCGACAAGGGCCGCACCGGCGAGGTGTTCGAGGTGCGTCCCGACGAGAACAAGGCGCTGGTGCGCGGCGTCAACCTCGTCAAGCGCCACCAGAAGCAGACCCAGAACCAGGAAGGCGGCATCATCTCGAAAGAGGCGCCGATCAACCTGTCCAACATCGCGATCGTCGGCAAGGACGGCAAGCCGACCCGCATAGGTTTCAAGATTCAGGCGGATGGCACCAAGGTACGCATCGCCAAGCGCTCGGGAGCAGAGATCGATGGCTGA
- the rplE gene encoding 50S ribosomal protein L5, with product MAETAYTPRLRADYDKRIRGAMTEQFGYANSMQVPRLDKVVLNMGVGEAVNDRKKAELAAADLSLIAGQKAVVTYSRIAISTFKLRENQPIGCKVTLRKAKMYEFVDRLVTVALPRVRDFRGLNPKSFDGRGNYSLGIKEHIIFPEIDFDKSGESWGMDITVCTTASNDEEARALLTAFNFPFRQ from the coding sequence ATGGCTGAGACCGCATACACTCCGCGCCTGCGCGCGGACTATGACAAGCGCATCCGCGGCGCGATGACCGAGCAGTTCGGCTACGCCAACTCGATGCAGGTGCCGCGTCTGGACAAGGTCGTGCTCAACATGGGCGTGGGCGAAGCCGTCAACGACCGCAAGAAGGCGGAACTTGCCGCCGCCGACCTGTCGTTGATCGCCGGCCAGAAGGCGGTTGTGACCTATTCGCGCATCGCGATTTCGACCTTCAAGCTGCGTGAAAACCAGCCGATCGGCTGCAAGGTCACGCTGCGCAAGGCCAAGATGTACGAATTCGTCGATCGTCTGGTGACCGTGGCGCTGCCCCGCGTGCGCGACTTCCGTGGTCTCAACCCGAAGAGCTTCGACGGCCGCGGCAACTATTCGCTCGGCATCAAGGAACACATCATTTTCCCCGAAATCGACTTCGACAAGTCGGGTGAATCGTGGGGCATGGACATCACGGTGTGCACCACCGCGAGCAACGATGAAGAAGCTAGGGCATTGTTGACCGCATTCAATTTCCCGTTCCGGCAGTGA
- the rpsN gene encoding 30S ribosomal protein S14 translates to MAKKSSIEKNNRRKRMSKNAAPRRAKLKAIIADKTKPMEERFAATLKLAEMPRNSSPTRIRNRCELTGRPRSNYRKNKLSRIALRELGSKGLVPGLVKSSW, encoded by the coding sequence ATGGCAAAGAAGAGTTCAATCGAGAAGAACAACCGGCGCAAGCGGATGTCGAAGAACGCCGCTCCGCGGCGCGCGAAGCTGAAGGCCATCATCGCCGACAAGACCAAGCCGATGGAAGAGCGGTTCGCGGCGACGTTGAAGCTCGCCGAGATGCCGCGCAATTCGTCGCCGACCCGGATTCGCAACCGTTGCGAACTGACCGGCCGTCCGCGCTCGAACTATCGCAAGAACAAGCTATCCCGCATCGCGCTGCGTGAACTCGGCTCCAAGGGCCTGGTTCCCGGGCTCGTGAAGTCGAGCTGGTAA
- the rpsH gene encoding 30S ribosomal protein S8, whose translation MSTHDPISDLITRIRNAQMRSKSKVSSPGSKMRANVLEVLKTEGYIRGYASVEHSSGRNELEIELKYFDGEPVIREIERVSKPGRRVYASVKNLPRVNNGLGISVLSTPKGIMADHEAREANVGGEILFTVF comes from the coding sequence ATGTCAACGCACGATCCGATCAGCGATCTCATCACCCGCATCCGCAACGCGCAGATGCGTTCGAAGTCCAAGGTCTCGAGCCCCGGCTCGAAGATGCGCGCCAACGTGCTCGAGGTGCTGAAGACGGAAGGCTACATCCGTGGCTACGCCAGCGTCGAGCATTCCTCTGGACGCAACGAGCTCGAGATCGAGCTGAAGTATTTCGACGGCGAGCCCGTGATCCGCGAGATCGAGCGGGTGTCCAAGCCCGGGCGTCGCGTTTACGCCTCGGTGAAGAACCTGCCGCGCGTCAACAACGGGCTCGGCATTTCGGTGTTGTCGACGCCGAAGGGAATCATGGCTGACCACGAAGCGCGCGAGGCGAACGTGGGCGGCGAGATTCTCTTTACGGTGTTCTAA
- the rplF gene encoding 50S ribosomal protein L6 — translation MSRIGKRPVTIPSGVTATVQGQTVKMKGPKGELSFIVHDDVEVKFENGQVKVAPRHETNRAIALYGTARAQVANLVLGVTKGFEKKLEINGVGYRAALQGKNLQLALGYSHDVVYPIPQGITIAVPKPTEITITGNDSQRVGQVAAEIRSYRPPEPYKGKGVKYADEFIFRKEGKKK, via the coding sequence ATGTCACGTATCGGCAAAAGGCCTGTGACGATCCCCTCGGGCGTTACCGCAACCGTCCAGGGGCAGACCGTGAAGATGAAGGGGCCGAAAGGCGAGCTCTCCTTCATCGTGCACGACGATGTCGAGGTAAAGTTCGAGAACGGCCAGGTGAAAGTGGCGCCGCGCCACGAGACCAACCGCGCCATCGCGCTGTATGGCACGGCGCGTGCGCAGGTCGCCAATCTCGTGCTCGGCGTCACCAAGGGTTTTGAGAAGAAGCTCGAGATCAACGGCGTCGGCTATCGCGCCGCGTTGCAGGGCAAGAACCTGCAGCTCGCGCTTGGTTACAGCCACGACGTGGTCTATCCGATCCCGCAAGGCATCACGATCGCCGTGCCCAAGCCGACCGAGATCACGATTACCGGCAATGACAGCCAGCGCGTCGGCCAGGTCGCAGCCGAAATCCGCAGCTATCGTCCGCCGGAGCCCTACAAGGGCAAGGGCGTGAAGTACGCCGACGAATTCATCTTCCGCAAGGAAGGCAAGAAGAAGTAA
- the rplR gene encoding 50S ribosomal protein L18: protein MSRMKATNARRKQRVRMALRRSGGGRPRLSVFRSSKHIYAQVIDDQKGETLASASSLEKAMRDSGKTGANIDAAKAVGKLLAERAVKNGVKEVVFDRSGYLYHGRVKALADAARESGLSF from the coding sequence ATGTCGAGAATGAAAGCTACGAATGCCCGGCGCAAGCAGCGCGTGAGGATGGCGTTGCGCCGCTCCGGAGGCGGTCGTCCGCGTCTGTCGGTGTTCCGCTCGTCGAAGCACATCTATGCCCAGGTCATCGACGACCAGAAGGGCGAGACGCTGGCTTCGGCCTCGTCGCTGGAAAAGGCGATGCGCGACAGCGGCAAGACCGGCGCGAACATTGATGCGGCGAAGGCCGTAGGCAAGCTGCTCGCCGAGCGCGCCGTGAAGAACGGCGTCAAGGAGGTCGTGTTCGACCGCAGCGGCTATCTCTATCACGGCCGCGTCAAGGCGCTCGCGGATGCTGCGCGCGAAAGCGGATTGAGCTTCTAA
- the rpsE gene encoding 30S ribosomal protein S5, translating into MAGERERGGRDRKDREERDSEFVDKLVHINRVAKVVKGGKRFGFAALVVIGDQKGRAGFGHGKAREVPEAIRKATDAAKRNLTRVALREGRTLHHDIAGRHGAGRVYLRAAPAGTGIIAGGPMRAVFETLGVQDVVAKSIGSSNPYNMVRATFDALKHQDSPRSVAARRNIKVSTLQSRRVGGDAEAAAD; encoded by the coding sequence ATGGCAGGTGAACGCGAACGCGGCGGACGCGACCGGAAAGATCGCGAGGAGCGTGACAGCGAGTTCGTCGACAAGCTCGTCCACATCAACCGTGTGGCGAAGGTGGTCAAGGGCGGCAAGCGCTTCGGCTTTGCGGCGCTGGTCGTCATCGGCGACCAGAAGGGCCGGGCCGGGTTCGGCCACGGCAAGGCCCGCGAAGTGCCGGAGGCGATCCGGAAAGCAACCGACGCCGCCAAGCGCAACCTGACGCGCGTGGCGCTGCGCGAAGGCCGCACGCTGCATCACGACATTGCCGGCCGCCACGGCGCGGGCCGTGTCTACCTGCGCGCCGCGCCGGCCGGTACCGGCATCATCGCCGGCGGCCCGATGCGCGCCGTGTTCGAGACGCTCGGCGTCCAGGACGTGGTGGCGAAGTCGATCGGCTCGTCGAACCCCTACAACATGGTTCGCGCGACCTTCGATGCGCTGAAGCACCAGGATTCGCCGCGCTCGGTTGCGGCTCGCCGCAATATCAAGGTCTCGACCTTGCAGTCGCGCCGGGTCGGCGGCGACGCCGAAGCGGCTGCTGATTAA
- the rpmD gene encoding 50S ribosomal protein L30: MAKAAKTIKVEQTGSPIRRHHSQRATLVGLNLNKIGRVTELQDTPEVRGMIAKVQHLVRVVGEK; this comes from the coding sequence ATGGCCAAGGCCGCAAAGACGATCAAGGTCGAGCAGACCGGCAGCCCGATCCGCCGCCACCATTCGCAGCGTGCGACGCTGGTCGGGCTGAATCTCAACAAGATCGGCCGCGTGACCGAACTTCAGGACACCCCTGAAGTTCGCGGCATGATCGCCAAGGTTCAGCATCTCGTTCGCGTCGTCGGCGAGAAGTAA
- the rplO gene encoding 50S ribosomal protein L15, with the protein MKLSDIADNAGSRKKRMRVGRGIGSGKGKTSGRGGKGQTARSGVRIKGFEGGQMPLHRRLPKRGFNNIFRLEFVEINLDRLQEAIDAKLLDAKDTVTAESLVKAGVLRRSRDGVRLLGRGELKAKLNIEVHGASKSAIAAVEKAGGSVKILAPVVNDEGEAA; encoded by the coding sequence ATGAAGCTCAGCGATATCGCCGACAACGCCGGCTCCCGCAAAAAGCGGATGCGCGTCGGCCGTGGCATCGGCTCGGGCAAGGGCAAGACTTCGGGCCGCGGCGGCAAGGGCCAGACCGCGCGTTCGGGCGTGCGCATCAAGGGCTTCGAGGGCGGCCAGATGCCGCTGCATCGCCGCCTGCCGAAGCGTGGCTTCAACAACATCTTCCGTCTCGAATTCGTCGAGATCAATCTCGATCGGCTTCAGGAGGCGATCGACGCCAAGCTGCTCGACGCCAAGGACACGGTTACGGCTGAATCGCTGGTGAAGGCCGGCGTGCTGCGGCGTTCCCGGGACGGCGTGCGGCTGCTCGGCCGCGGCGAACTCAAGGCCAAGCTCAATATCGAAGTCCACGGCGCGTCCAAGTCGGCGATCGCTGCGGTCGAGAAGGCCGGCGGTTCGGTGAAGATCCTGGCGCCGGTGGTCAACGACGAAGGCGAGGCGGCGTAA
- the secY gene encoding preprotein translocase subunit SecY — MVSAAEQLASNINFGAFAKADELKKRIWFTLGALLVYRLGTYIPLPGIDPNIWDQVFKSQAGGILGMFNMFAGGGIHRMAIFALNIMPYISASIIIQLLTTVSPQLEALKKEGEAGRKTLNQYTRYLTVILAAFQSYGIAVGLEGAGNVVTDPGMFFRLSTAITLTGGTMFLMWLGEQITSRGIGNGISLVILSGIVAELPSALANMLELGRQGALSTGLILVVIIMAVAVIAFIVFMERAQRRLLIQYPKRQVGNKMFEGQSSHLPLKLNTSGVIPPIFASSLLLLPTTVANFNAGHGPEWLQWITTQLGHGRPLFLILYLALIVFFAFFYTAIVFNPTETADNLKKHGGFIPGIRPGERTAEYIDYVLSRITVLGAVYLAIVCLIPEILISYASVPFYFGGTSLLIVVSVTMDTVAQIQGYLLAHQYEGLIRKSKLRGRRR; from the coding sequence ATGGTTTCAGCAGCAGAACAACTGGCGTCCAACATCAACTTCGGCGCCTTCGCCAAGGCCGATGAGCTGAAGAAGCGAATCTGGTTCACGCTCGGCGCGCTGCTGGTCTACCGCCTCGGCACCTACATTCCGCTGCCCGGCATCGATCCCAACATCTGGGATCAGGTGTTCAAGTCGCAGGCGGGCGGCATTCTCGGCATGTTCAACATGTTCGCCGGCGGTGGCATCCACCGCATGGCGATCTTTGCACTGAACATCATGCCGTATATTTCGGCCTCGATCATTATCCAGCTCCTGACCACGGTCTCGCCGCAGCTCGAGGCGCTGAAGAAGGAAGGCGAGGCGGGCCGCAAGACGCTGAACCAGTACACGCGCTATCTCACCGTGATTCTGGCCGCGTTCCAGTCTTACGGCATCGCGGTCGGCCTTGAAGGCGCCGGCAATGTCGTCACCGACCCCGGCATGTTCTTCCGCCTCTCGACCGCGATTACGCTGACCGGCGGCACCATGTTCCTGATGTGGCTCGGCGAGCAGATCACCTCGCGCGGCATCGGCAACGGCATCTCGCTCGTGATTTTGTCCGGCATCGTCGCGGAGCTTCCGTCGGCACTCGCCAACATGCTGGAACTCGGCCGTCAGGGCGCGCTGTCCACCGGTCTCATTCTGGTCGTGATCATCATGGCGGTCGCCGTGATCGCCTTCATCGTATTCATGGAGCGCGCGCAGCGGCGGCTCCTGATCCAGTATCCGAAGCGCCAGGTCGGCAACAAGATGTTCGAAGGCCAGTCCTCGCATCTGCCGCTGAAGCTGAATACGTCGGGCGTCATTCCGCCGATCTTTGCCTCCTCGCTGTTGCTGCTGCCGACCACGGTCGCCAATTTCAACGCCGGTCATGGACCCGAGTGGCTGCAATGGATCACGACCCAGCTCGGCCACGGCCGTCCGCTGTTTTTGATTCTTTATCTCGCGCTGATCGTGTTCTTCGCGTTCTTCTACACGGCGATCGTGTTCAACCCGACCGAGACCGCCGACAACCTCAAGAAGCACGGCGGGTTCATTCCGGGCATCCGTCCGGGCGAGCGCACCGCCGAATATATCGATTACGTGCTGTCGCGCATCACGGTGCTGGGTGCGGTCTACCTCGCGATCGTCTGTCTGATTCCGGAGATCCTGATTTCCTACGCCTCGGTGCCGTTCTACTTCGGCGGAACGTCGCTTCTGATCGTAGTCAGCGTGACCATGGATACGGTGGCGCAAATCCAGGGATATCTGCTGGCCCATCAATATGAAGGGCTTATCCGAAAGTCGAAACTGCGCGGTCGCCGGCGCTAA
- a CDS encoding adenylate kinase, translated as MRIILLGPPGSGKGTQAQRLIHRYGILQLSTGEMLRAAVAAQTPVGLKAKDIMAGGGLVPDEIVIGIISDRLDQPDAARGFILDGFPRTVPQAEALDDLLRKKRLKLDAVIELRVNESALLQRVETRVAEMRARGEEVRVDDTAEVLVKRLASYRALTEPLIHYYSERRKLLTVDGMMTIEHVTHEIDRILHAIGAVEPKNDRQVSKKPARPAAKRTSKSAKKPSGGARKAVKAGPKAARKAPKKAGAKKAVKKPAARAVSGARKRAVMGARKAARKVAKKAGKRRA; from the coding sequence ATGAGAATAATTCTTCTTGGGCCGCCGGGCTCCGGCAAGGGAACGCAAGCCCAGCGGTTGATCCACCGCTATGGCATCCTTCAGCTTTCCACGGGCGAGATGCTGCGTGCCGCCGTTGCCGCCCAGACGCCGGTGGGGCTGAAGGCCAAGGACATCATGGCGGGCGGCGGGCTCGTGCCGGACGAGATCGTCATCGGCATCATTTCCGACCGGCTGGATCAGCCGGACGCCGCCAGGGGGTTTATCCTCGATGGCTTCCCGCGCACCGTGCCGCAAGCCGAGGCGCTGGACGATCTGCTCCGGAAAAAGCGGCTCAAGCTCGACGCTGTGATCGAATTGCGAGTCAATGAGAGCGCGCTGCTGCAACGGGTCGAGACCCGGGTGGCCGAAATGAGGGCGCGCGGCGAAGAGGTACGGGTCGACGATACGGCGGAAGTTCTGGTCAAGCGGCTGGCAAGCTACCGGGCGTTGACCGAGCCCCTGATTCACTACTATTCCGAGCGCCGCAAGTTGCTGACCGTTGATGGCATGATGACCATCGAGCACGTCACCCACGAAATCGACCGCATTCTGCACGCCATCGGCGCGGTGGAACCCAAAAATGACCGTCAGGTTTCCAAAAAGCCGGCCAGGCCGGCGGCGAAGCGAACGTCAAAATCGGCCAAAAAGCCCTCGGGCGGAGCCAGGAAGGCCGTCAAAGCGGGTCCCAAGGCTGCCAGGAAGGCCCCCAAGAAGGCCGGTGCCAAAAAAGCGGTCAAAAAACCTGCCGCCAGGGCGGTCTCGGGGGCCCGGAAACGGGCTGTCATGGGCGCGCGCAAGGCTGCCAGAAAGGTTGCGAAAAAGGCTGGGAAACGGCGGGCTTAA
- the rpsM gene encoding 30S ribosomal protein S13, translated as MARIAGVNIPTNKRVLIALQYIHGIGQKNAADIIEKVKIPVDRRVSQLTDQEVLQIREVIDRDYLVEGDLRREVGMNIKRLMDLGCYRGLRHRRGLPVRGQRTHTNARTRKGPAKSIAGKKK; from the coding sequence GTGGCCCGTATTGCCGGTGTGAATATCCCGACCAACAAGCGCGTGCTGATCGCGCTTCAATACATCCATGGCATCGGCCAGAAGAATGCGGCCGACATCATCGAGAAGGTCAAGATTCCCGTTGACCGTCGTGTCAGCCAGTTGACCGACCAGGAAGTGCTGCAAATCCGCGAAGTGATCGACCGCGACTATCTGGTCGAGGGTGATCTTCGTCGCGAAGTCGGCATGAACATCAAGCGTCTGATGGACCTCGGCTGCTATCGCGGCCTGCGTCATCGCCGCGGACTGCCGGTGCGTGGTCAGCGCACCCACACCAATGCGCGCACGCGCAAGGGACCGGCCAAGTCGATCGCCGGCAAGAAGAAGTAA
- the rpsK gene encoding 30S ribosomal protein S11: MGKDATRVRRRERKNIASGVAHVNSSFNNTTITITDAQGNTIAWSSAGTMGFKGSRKSTPYAAQVAAEDVSKKAQEHGMRTLEVEVAGPGSGRESALRALQAAGFTVTSIRDVTTIPHNGCRPRKRRRV; this comes from the coding sequence ATGGGCAAGGATGCCACCCGCGTACGTCGCCGTGAGCGCAAGAACATCGCCTCCGGCGTGGCGCACGTGAATTCGTCGTTCAACAACACCACCATCACCATCACCGATGCGCAGGGCAACACCATTGCCTGGTCGTCGGCGGGTACGATGGGTTTCAAGGGTTCGCGCAAGTCGACCCCTTACGCCGCGCAGGTCGCCGCAGAAGACGTCTCCAAGAAGGCGCAGGAACACGGCATGCGCACGCTGGAAGTTGAAGTTGCCGGCCCCGGTTCGGGCCGTGAATCGGCGCTTCGTGCGCTGCAGGCAGCGGGCTTCACCGTGACCTCGATCCGCGACGTCACGACGATCCCGCACAATGGTTGCCGTCCGCGCAAGCGCCGGCGGGTTTGA